The following are from one region of the Ictalurus furcatus strain D&B chromosome 11, Billie_1.0, whole genome shotgun sequence genome:
- the LOC128614658 gene encoding beta-1,3-galactosyl-O-glycosyl-glycoprotein beta-1,6-N-acetylglucosaminyltransferase 7-like: MPGRGCRKWCARKRGNRVGVHARLKTNPSRPALPSMLFSLVCSLDNKLDYIQLQKATGHEFRDCVVFVFMETWLSNQVPDAAIQLDSAYMASVTSLISKCIDDVTVPKTITTRSNQKPWMTAKVRALLRTRDSTFKAAPRTARTKISWINRQAKRTHAQKIHNDFTDSGDKQCMCQGIQAGHQKLQDRDGSLPNALNNFYARFEVQNDVAGKFGYFPRALQHVLSCRPFPENCRHLPPTSSYTRWERTECQNLTFNNPLDCSHIQSELHFIMETLSKEEEDYPLAFIITIHKDLEMFVRVLRAIYAPQNIYCIHVDAKAQEDYKMRVEKLAECFPNVFLSSVSEKVTYAGFSRLKADINCMEDLVRSPVNWQKVINLCGQDFPVQSNLELVRYMQDANWRDYNMAPGIKQPKYIRHRTEIQHKEVTGRYVASLGKEHKKISPPHNLTIYFGTAYYSLQRAFVEYVLTSPVAKDLLEWSKDTYSPDEHYWVTLNHVEDAPGSNVNAGWEGNIRAIKWRDQEGIVHQGCNGSYIRDICIYSVEDLPWIIERNSMFANKLDSTSYPEALDCLEQWQRHKVLQQATVPIQLSWKLATEVNISSATVEGGIKKQQPRDNVTVKTANKFLH, from the exons ATGCCGGGGAGGGGATGTCGCAAGTGGTGTGCGAGGAAGCGTGGCAATAGGGTGGGAGTCCATGCTAGGCTAAAAACAAACCCTAGCCGGCCTGCTCTCCCGTCCATGCTGTTCTCCCTTGTTTGCTCTctggacaataaactggactacaTCCAACTCCAGAAGGCAACAGGGCATGAGTTTAGAGACTGCGTTGTCTTTGTCTTCATGGAGACGTGGCTCAGCAATCAAGTTCCGGACGCTGCCATTCAGCTAGACAG TGCATACATGGCATCAGTGACCAGCCTcatcagcaagtgcattgaTGATGTCACCGTCCCCAAGACAATCACTACACGCTCCAACCAGAAGCCGTGGATGACTGCGAAGGTGCGTGCACTGCTGAGGACCCGAGACTCCACCTTCAAGGCGGCCCCAAGAACAGCGAGGACCAAAATATCCTGGATCAACAGACAGGCAAAGCGCACACACGCCCAGAAAATCCACAATGACTTCACGGATAGTGGCGACAAGCAATGCATGTGCCAGGGCATTCAGGCCGGCCATCAGAAGCTACAAGACAGAGATGGCTCCCTTCCAAATGCACTGAACAACTTCTACGCTCGGTTTGAGGTGCAGAATGATGTGGCG GGCAAGTTTGGTTATTTTCCAAGGGCACTGCAGCATGTCTTGAGCTGCCGTCCATTCCCCGAAAACTGTAGACATTTGCCACCCACCTCCTCTTACACAAGATGGGAAAGAACAGAATGCCAGAATCTGACCTTTAACAATCCACTCGACTGCTCCCATATACAATCTGAGCTTCACTTTATTATGGAGACCCTgagcaaagaagaggaagactACCCTCTGGCCTTCATCATCACTATCCACAAAGACCTGGAGATGTTTGTGCGTGTTCTCAGAGCCATCTATGCACCACAAAACATCTACTGCATTCACGTAGATGCCAAAGCTCAAGAAGACTACAAAATGAGAGTTGAGAAATTGGCAGAGTGTTTTCCCAATGTCTTTCTAAGCTCAGTTAGCGAGAAAGTAACCTATGCAGGTTTTTCTCGTCTGAAGGCTGACATTAACTGCATGGAGGACCTGGTGAGGTCTCCAGTAAATTGGCAAAAGGTGATCAACCTATGTGGCCAGGATTTCCCTGTCCAGAGCAACCTGGAGCTGGTCCGATATATGCAAGATGCAAACTGGAGAGATTATAATATGGCTCCAGGAATCAAACAGCCAAAATACATACGACACAGGACTGAAATACAACACAAGGAAGTCACAGGTCGCTATGTGGCCTCCCTGGGTAAAGAGCACAAGAAGATTTCCCCTCCACACAACCTGACAATCTACTTTGGAACAGCCTACTACAGTCTACAAAGAGCATTCGTGGAATATGTGCTTACCAGCCCAGTGGCCAAAGACCTGTTGGAATGGTCCAAGGATACCTACAGCCCAGATGAGCATTACTGGGTAACCCTTAACCATGTGGAAG ATGCCCCTGGCAGTAATGTAAATGCTGGCTGGGAGGGTAACATTCGGGCCATTAAATGGAGAGACCAAGAAGGAATAGTACATCAAGGCTGTAATG GAAGTTACATCAGGGATATCTGCATCTACAGCGTTGAGGATTTACCCTGGATAATTGAGAGGAACAGCATGTTTGCTAACAAGCTTGACAGCACTAGCTATCCTGAAGCTCTGGACTGCCTGGAACAGTGGCAAAGGCACAAAGTCCTACAGCAGGCAACGGTGCCCATTCAGTTATCATGGAAACTTGCAACAGAAGTCAATATTAGTAGTGCCACAGTAGAAggtggaataaaaaaacaacaaccaagagATAATGTCACAGTAAAGACTGCCAATAAATTCTTACACTAA
- the rtf2 gene encoding replication termination factor 2, whose protein sequence is MGCDGGTIPKRHELVKGPKKVEKVDKNAALAAKWKYCCLSQEKLRRPIVACELGRLFNKDAIIEYLLDKSAERPNTEVVTHIRGIKDVKELNLTDNPAWEGERRNAKGDCYEDMHCAMFICPVVGLEMNGKHKFCYLLSCGCVFSERALREVKTEICHKCGDPFLEDDIVVLNGSKEEQEKLQKAMEERRAKAKTAKKSKKNKTLETIFKSPESKVSESKSASANGESSSSTDSAPGPSGASKPVKPTAAAGSKRSIQDMEEKSEAYKSIFTSHSSAKRTKDQMSNWVTHTPYHF, encoded by the exons gtggACAAAAATGCAGCGCTTGCTGCCAAGTGGAAATACTGTTGCCTGAGCCAAGAGAAGCTGCGCCGTCCTATTGTGGCCTGTGAACTCGGGAG GCTGTTCAATAAAGATGCCATCATTGAGTATCTGTTGGATAAATCAGCAGAAAGACCAAACACTGAAGTTGTTACACACATACGTGGCATCAAG GATGTGAAAGAGTTGAATCTGACTGATAACCCAGCATGGGAAGGGGAGAGGAGAAATGCTAAGGGTGACTGCTATGAAGACATGCATTGCGCCATGTTTATCTGCCCTGTAGTGGGATTGGAAATGAATGGCAAACACAA GTTTTGCTACTTGCTCTCCTGTGGCTGCGTGTTTTCAGAACGAGCTCTCAGGGAAGTGAAGACCGAGATCTGTCATAAG TGTGGAGACCCCTTTCTCGAAGATGATATTGTGGTGCTGAATGGGAGCAAAGAAGAGCAAGAGAAGCTGCAGAAGGCAATGGAGGAGAGAAGGGCCAAAGCTAAAACAGCAAAG AAGTCAAAGAAAAACAAGACTCTTGAGACCATTTTCAAATCACCAGAATCAAAag TATCTGAGTCTAAATCAGCATCAGCAAATGgagagagcagcagcagcactgaCTCAG CTCCAGGACCATCTGGCGCTTCTAAGCCAGTGAAGCCCACTGCTGCAGCAGGGAGTAAAAGGTCCATTCAGGACATGGAGGAGAAGTCTGAGGCTTACAAATCCATCTTCACATCTCACAGCTCTGCCAAGCGTACCAAAGACCAGATGTCCAACTGGGTTACCCACACACCCTACCACTTTTAA
- the LOC128614599 gene encoding uncharacterized protein LOC128614599: MDVKQKLDQMLHSILFLCYIHSSYRAEVIFAQMEILNRTKTYFPIPFEQYQTHVALQKPFSFLLELVTKCYGQYDEFIVKDMLSEILDGCKKSGVLFPLISTVICVCKNVWSRYYGASLSCESVPQRELMTAVSCVNVWHPKVSSSVMSVFPDGDGEPHRIEHPDRVKCRAYAIEGLRQLKPPCETCNKLYSLPGHTQSKSPW; the protein is encoded by the exons ATGGATGTGAAGCAGAAACTGGATCAG ATGCTGCACAGCATCCTGTTCTTATGTTACATTCATTCAAGTTACCGCGCAGAAGTAATCTTTGCTCAGATGGAAATATTAAACAGAACAAAGACATATTTCCCAATACCATTCGAGCAATACCAAACCCACGTGGCTCTACAGAAACCTTTCTCCTTCCTCCTGGAACTG GTCACAAAATGCTATGGCCAATACGATGAATTCATAGTGAAGGATATGCTGTCTGAAATATTAGATGGTTGTAAAAAATCAGGTGTTCTATTCCCTCTGATTTCCACCGTCATATGTGTCTGTAAGAACGTATGGTCCAGATACTATGGAGCGTCTCTGTCCTGTGAAAGTGTCCCACAGAGAGAGCTCATGACTGCTGTGTCCTGTGTGAATGTTTGGCATCCCAAAGTTTCCTCTTCTGTGATGTCTGTGTTTCCTGACGGCGATGGAGAACCACACAGAATAGAACACCCAGATAGAGTAAAGTGTAGAGCGTATGCAATAGAGGGCCTGAGGCAGCTGAAACCACCTTGTGAGACCTGCAATAAGCTTTATTCTCTTCCTGGTCACACACAATCCAAATCCCCCTGGTAA